Proteins from one Pseudomonadota bacterium genomic window:
- a CDS encoding aminopeptidase P family protein — MQSYEDFSDREKGPERLAALRAALADEGLDGLLVPRTDEHQSECLPDYAERVAWLTGFTGSNAFVLILPGEARVYTDGRYTLQVKSQTDPSAFTPDDMTMITPARHLASLELTGRTIGYDPWLHTISGFKKFSEAAQKSGCALMPTADNLIDRIRTHTPGRPMAPIVPHPLEFAGRTHEDKIAAIAEAVRGARCDAVVLPQADGAAWTFNLRGSDVPHKPMFLAFTIVGSEGNASLFIDPGKLTDEAAAQLPDVQIKDIADFEDALKALGDSGATVMVDPGNVSVKIADTITDAGGKLHHAPDPMEPLRARKTEAERQGARAAHVRDGAAVTRFLAWFDREASKGGLDEITAAEKLLSERRATNQLKDISFPTISGAGANGAIVHYRVTNETCAPIEPGTLYLTDSGAQYLDGTTDITRTLMVAAANPEHRRCYTLVLKGHIAVARARFPKGTTGAHLDALARQHLWAAGLDYAHGTGHGVGSYLGVHEGVARIAKQGNTPLEPGMLLSNEPGYYREGAFGIRLENLVLVTEPEDLGGDQPMMGFETITRAPFDTRLIDTSLMSKDELVWLDAFHASVLADIGPQLEGDALAFLERACAPIERRTG, encoded by the coding sequence ATGCAGAGTTACGAGGACTTTTCTGACCGCGAAAAAGGCCCCGAAAGACTGGCTGCACTCCGCGCCGCTTTGGCCGACGAAGGCCTCGACGGTTTACTGGTGCCGCGTACGGACGAGCATCAGAGCGAGTGTCTGCCCGACTATGCGGAGCGGGTCGCCTGGTTGACCGGCTTCACCGGATCAAATGCCTTTGTGCTGATTTTGCCTGGCGAAGCGCGCGTCTACACCGACGGTCGCTACACACTGCAGGTGAAAAGCCAGACTGACCCGAGCGCGTTCACACCCGACGATATGACAATGATAACGCCGGCTCGGCATTTGGCGTCGCTGGAGCTGACCGGTCGCACGATTGGCTACGACCCATGGCTACACACGATATCCGGGTTCAAAAAGTTTTCTGAAGCGGCTCAAAAGTCTGGCTGCGCGCTGATGCCAACCGCCGATAACCTGATTGATCGCATTAGGACACACACACCGGGGCGACCAATGGCACCGATTGTGCCGCACCCACTGGAATTCGCCGGCCGCACACATGAAGACAAGATCGCGGCAATAGCGGAGGCGGTACGCGGGGCACGATGCGATGCGGTCGTCTTACCGCAGGCCGACGGTGCCGCCTGGACGTTCAACCTTCGCGGTTCGGATGTGCCACACAAACCGATGTTTCTGGCGTTCACGATCGTCGGTTCGGAAGGAAACGCCAGTCTCTTTATCGATCCGGGAAAGCTGACAGACGAGGCAGCTGCCCAGCTACCCGACGTGCAAATCAAAGACATCGCGGATTTTGAGGACGCCTTGAAGGCGCTTGGCGACTCTGGAGCGACAGTCATGGTCGATCCGGGAAACGTCAGCGTGAAAATCGCCGACACGATCACCGATGCCGGTGGCAAGCTCCATCACGCGCCAGACCCCATGGAGCCCCTTCGGGCACGCAAAACCGAAGCGGAACGACAAGGCGCACGCGCAGCGCATGTGCGCGACGGCGCAGCGGTGACCCGTTTTCTCGCTTGGTTTGACAGGGAGGCCTCCAAAGGCGGCCTTGATGAAATCACCGCCGCTGAGAAACTTCTGTCCGAGCGTCGCGCGACCAACCAGCTGAAAGATATAAGCTTTCCGACTATCTCAGGCGCGGGGGCCAACGGCGCCATCGTCCACTACCGGGTCACCAACGAAACCTGCGCGCCGATCGAGCCCGGAACGCTCTACCTTACGGACTCCGGCGCGCAATATCTTGACGGGACCACGGACATCACACGCACGCTCATGGTTGCCGCGGCCAATCCAGAGCATCGCCGTTGCTACACCCTTGTTTTGAAGGGGCATATCGCCGTTGCGCGGGCGCGCTTCCCGAAAGGTACCACTGGTGCCCATCTCGATGCGCTCGCCCGCCAGCATCTATGGGCCGCAGGTCTCGACTATGCCCACGGAACGGGTCATGGCGTTGGAAGTTACCTTGGGGTGCATGAGGGCGTGGCGCGCATCGCCAAGCAAGGAAACACACCGCTCGAGCCGGGCATGTTGCTATCAAACGAACCCGGTTACTACCGCGAAGGTGCTTTCGGCATCCGGCTCGAAAACCTAGTTTTAGTCACCGAACCGGAGGACCTTGGCGGGGATCAGCCGATGATGGGTTTCGAAACCATCACACGCGCGCCCTTCGATACGCGCCTGATTGACACATCGCTGATGAGCAAAGACGAACTTGTCTGGCTCGACGCTTTTCATGCCAGCGTGCTTGCGGATATCGGCCCACAACTCGAGGGTGATGCCTTGGCCTTCCTCGAACGCGCTTGTGCGCCTATCGAACGCCGGACCGGCTAG
- a CDS encoding aldo/keto reductase encodes MQKRKFGKDGPEIGCVGYGAMSFSDIYGPTDEAESHAILNACRDWGVTHIDTANIYGLGKSERAIGSYLARDPGARDAFVIATKASIGSDENGNRTLNNSAEHFEAELDGSLKRMGIECVDLFYAHRRDARFTPEETAENLGRLVKKGKAKAIGLSEVAPSTLRRAHAVFPVAAVQNEYSLSTRAPELGLVQACKELGVALVAFSPLGRSLITDNPAAPDRIASIPFLKQNPRFMEPNYSANITQMAAFQALAREMETSSAALAIAWLLSRDDHIIPIPGSRSVQRFEECVAGASLTLSTEDIARIEDALPVGWAHGDRYSDSQWFGPERYC; translated from the coding sequence ATGCAAAAACGAAAATTTGGCAAAGATGGCCCTGAGATTGGCTGTGTCGGATACGGCGCGATGTCGTTTTCCGACATTTATGGTCCCACTGATGAAGCCGAAAGTCACGCAATCCTAAACGCGTGCCGGGACTGGGGCGTTACCCACATCGATACGGCCAACATCTACGGCCTCGGCAAATCCGAACGCGCCATCGGCTCTTACCTCGCGCGCGACCCCGGCGCCCGCGACGCGTTCGTGATCGCTACGAAAGCCAGTATTGGCAGCGATGAAAACGGCAACCGAACGCTCAATAACTCCGCTGAGCATTTTGAGGCGGAACTCGATGGCTCCCTTAAACGGATGGGAATCGAGTGTGTTGATTTGTTCTATGCGCACCGCCGCGATGCTCGCTTTACTCCCGAGGAAACAGCTGAGAACCTTGGCCGCCTCGTCAAGAAGGGAAAAGCCAAAGCCATTGGGCTTTCCGAAGTCGCCCCATCAACCTTGCGACGGGCGCACGCGGTGTTCCCGGTCGCAGCCGTTCAGAACGAATATTCGCTTTCAACACGTGCTCCGGAACTGGGTTTGGTCCAGGCCTGCAAGGAACTGGGGGTTGCGCTGGTCGCTTTCTCTCCGCTTGGTCGGTCGCTCATCACAGACAATCCGGCGGCACCCGACCGGATCGCTTCCATTCCCTTTCTGAAGCAAAATCCGCGCTTTATGGAGCCCAACTACAGCGCCAACATCACGCAGATGGCTGCGTTTCAGGCGTTGGCCCGGGAGATGGAGACGTCCTCGGCGGCTCTTGCGATTGCTTGGCTTCTTTCTCGGGACGATCACATCATCCCGATTCCCGGTTCCCGGTCCGTTCAACGGTTTGAAGAGTGTGTGGCAGGCGCTTCGCTGACGCTATCGACCGAAGACATTGCGCGCATCGAAGATGCGCTGCCGGTTGGATGGGCGCACGGCGACCGTTATTCAGATAGCCAATGGTTCGGGCCTGAGCGCTACTGCTAG
- the ligA gene encoding NAD-dependent DNA ligase LigA, with protein MTNVRALGLEELSKADAKAELEALARELAAYDTAYHQNDDPAISDADYDALKARNKAIEERFPTLVRPDSPSKKVGAAPSEKFEKITHVRPMLSLDNAFSGDDVAGFVERIKRFLKLEETPAFTAEPKIDGLSLSLRYEAGQLRYATTRGDGQVGEDVTRNARTIDSIPISLPNTAPSILEVRGEVYMATREFQALNKRMEADGGKVFANPRNAAAGSLRQLDPQITKSRPLKFFAYAWGELSEPLADTQSGVVQRLAELGFVTNPMMQVGYGTDELIAVYEGIAEQRARLGYDIDGVVYKVDRLDYQERLGFRSNNPRWAIAHKFPAEQAITIIDAIEIQVGRTGALTPVAKLRPVTVGGVVVSNATLHNADYIAGIGNDGQPIRDGRDLRVGDTVIVQRAGDVIPQIVDIEPDQRPSTARPFIFPTRCPACGSHAERDIDAKGEKDSVTRCTGGLICPAQAVERLKHFVSRNALDIEGLGDKQIEAFYAEGRIANAADIFTLETRDGRSQEKLRDRDGWGETSVSNLWAAINERRKAPFSRFLFALGARHVGETTARLLARHYRAFADFRVAMIAAGSGDADARAELIDIDGIGETVANALIGFFAEEHNEQVLDALLEQVTVLDEVFEVQESPVAGKTVVFTGSLEKMTRDEAKAMAERFGAKVSGSVSKKTDLVVAGPGAGSKLKKAQEFGIETLDEDGWFEKVGVAPSSG; from the coding sequence ATGACCAACGTTCGGGCGCTGGGTCTCGAGGAATTGAGCAAAGCGGACGCCAAAGCCGAGCTTGAGGCCTTGGCCCGCGAGTTAGCTGCGTACGATACCGCCTATCATCAGAACGACGACCCTGCGATTTCAGACGCGGACTACGATGCGCTCAAAGCCCGCAACAAGGCCATTGAGGAGCGTTTTCCGACGCTCGTCCGTCCAGATAGCCCCTCCAAGAAAGTAGGTGCCGCTCCGTCTGAGAAGTTCGAAAAGATAACACACGTGCGGCCGATGCTGTCGCTCGACAATGCGTTTTCGGGTGATGACGTCGCCGGTTTCGTCGAACGGATCAAACGCTTTTTGAAACTAGAGGAGACGCCAGCGTTTACGGCGGAGCCAAAGATTGATGGGCTCTCCTTATCGCTCCGCTACGAAGCCGGACAGTTGCGCTACGCAACGACACGTGGTGACGGGCAGGTGGGTGAAGATGTGACGCGCAACGCGCGGACGATCGACAGCATTCCCATCAGTCTTCCAAATACTGCGCCTTCAATTCTGGAAGTGCGCGGCGAAGTCTACATGGCAACACGTGAGTTTCAGGCTCTCAACAAGCGCATGGAGGCCGATGGTGGCAAGGTCTTCGCCAACCCACGCAACGCCGCCGCTGGCTCCTTGCGCCAGCTTGACCCGCAGATCACCAAATCGAGGCCACTGAAGTTTTTCGCGTACGCGTGGGGCGAGCTTTCCGAACCTCTCGCCGATACCCAGAGTGGGGTCGTGCAGCGGTTGGCAGAACTAGGCTTCGTTACAAACCCAATGATGCAGGTCGGATATGGCACCGATGAGCTGATTGCCGTCTATGAGGGTATTGCGGAACAACGCGCGCGGCTTGGCTATGATATCGACGGCGTCGTCTACAAGGTCGATCGGCTGGATTATCAAGAGAGGCTTGGCTTTCGGTCCAACAATCCACGCTGGGCCATTGCGCACAAGTTTCCCGCCGAGCAGGCCATCACCATAATCGACGCAATCGAAATTCAGGTTGGCCGAACTGGTGCTCTGACACCCGTTGCAAAGCTTCGCCCGGTGACCGTTGGCGGGGTCGTGGTCTCGAACGCGACGCTGCACAATGCGGACTACATTGCCGGTATCGGCAACGATGGCCAGCCTATCCGAGACGGTCGCGACCTGCGGGTTGGTGACACTGTCATTGTGCAACGGGCAGGTGATGTGATCCCGCAAATTGTTGATATTGAGCCCGATCAGCGGCCTTCAACTGCGCGGCCTTTCATCTTCCCAACACGATGTCCAGCATGCGGAAGCCATGCCGAACGCGACATTGATGCAAAAGGCGAGAAAGACAGCGTAACCCGTTGTACAGGAGGTCTTATATGCCCGGCTCAGGCGGTCGAACGTCTGAAACATTTCGTGTCTCGCAACGCGCTCGACATCGAAGGTCTGGGCGACAAACAGATTGAGGCTTTCTACGCTGAGGGCCGCATCGCCAATGCTGCTGATATCTTCACGCTGGAAACGCGTGATGGCCGGAGCCAGGAAAAGCTTAGGGACAGGGATGGCTGGGGAGAGACCAGCGTCTCCAATCTATGGGCCGCGATCAACGAGCGCCGCAAGGCCCCGTTTTCCCGCTTTCTGTTTGCGCTTGGGGCGCGCCACGTCGGCGAGACCACCGCGCGCCTGCTTGCGCGTCACTACCGCGCTTTTGCCGATTTCCGCGTAGCGATGATTGCCGCGGGGTCAGGCGATGCTGACGCTCGGGCAGAGTTGATCGATATCGATGGGATCGGTGAGACTGTTGCGAATGCGTTGATCGGCTTCTTTGCGGAGGAGCACAATGAGCAGGTCCTCGACGCGCTTCTTGAACAGGTCACCGTTCTTGATGAGGTCTTTGAGGTTCAGGAAAGTCCTGTGGCTGGCAAGACCGTTGTGTTTACAGGCTCGCTTGAGAAGATGACCCGCGATGAGGCCAAGGCTATGGCCGAGCGTTTTGGCGCAAAAGTATCCGGTTCTGTGTCGAAGAAAACCGATTTGGTGGTGGCTGGACCAGGCGCAGGGTCAAAACTCAAGAAGGCGCAAGAGTTCGGCATCGAGACGCTTGATGAGGACGGGTGGTTTGAAAAGGTGGGTGTCGCCCCATCATCTGGTTAG
- the recN gene encoding DNA repair protein RecN, which produces MLSFLSVRDIVLIERLDLELERGMTVLTGETGAGKSILLDALALVLGARGDAGLVRAGCESGEVRAAFDLSPDHPAFAILDNAGIEAAGELIIRRVQSSDGRARGFINDQPATMSLLQRLGPTLVEIHGQHDDRALVDPATHRALLDAYGGLGGLVDQVTSAYATVKAAREVRDRHKAALDEAAREADYLRASVDELTALAPEPGEEDALAARRAVMMQAEKVASDITEAHEIVSGAGSSSPELASLLRRLERKGPETEELLAPIIEALARSLDALADTGGEIERAMQALQFDPQELNETEERLFALRGAARKYQVTCDALPEKAAVLADQLEALDAGAGRLEALESELAAAEASYFACARQLSEARHRAAGHLGDAVQAELPDLKLGQARFMVEISADDTAHMPAGFDTVAFHVQTNPGTRPGPMMKVASGGELSRFLLALKVVLADKGSAPTLVFDEIDTGAGGAVAEAIGIRLARLAENVQVLSVTHAPQVAARAKGHLSISKAVRAPHSTRTDVERLDEQGRLEEVARMLSGAQVTDEARAAAGRLLHGERA; this is translated from the coding sequence ATGCTGAGTTTTCTTTCGGTGCGCGATATTGTGCTGATTGAGCGGCTTGACCTTGAGCTTGAGCGCGGGATGACGGTGCTCACCGGCGAAACAGGCGCCGGCAAATCTATCCTGCTCGATGCTTTGGCGCTTGTCTTGGGCGCGCGTGGTGATGCTGGCTTGGTCCGAGCTGGCTGCGAAAGCGGCGAAGTCAGGGCAGCTTTTGATCTATCTCCGGACCATCCTGCCTTTGCAATCCTTGATAACGCAGGAATTGAAGCGGCTGGTGAGCTTATCATCCGCCGCGTTCAATCGTCAGATGGCCGTGCGCGTGGCTTTATAAATGATCAGCCTGCGACGATGAGCTTGCTGCAGCGGCTCGGCCCAACGCTGGTGGAAATCCACGGCCAACACGACGACCGTGCGCTTGTCGACCCGGCGACGCACCGGGCGCTGCTCGACGCCTATGGTGGGCTTGGCGGGTTGGTCGATCAGGTGACGAGTGCATATGCCACTGTCAAGGCGGCCCGCGAGGTGCGTGACCGCCATAAGGCTGCGCTCGATGAGGCCGCTAGAGAGGCCGACTATTTGCGCGCTAGCGTGGATGAGTTAACCGCACTGGCTCCTGAACCAGGCGAGGAGGACGCGCTGGCCGCGCGCCGCGCTGTCATGATGCAGGCAGAGAAAGTGGCAAGCGATATCACCGAAGCGCACGAGATCGTTTCGGGCGCTGGCTCGTCGTCTCCGGAACTCGCCTCGCTTTTGAGGCGTTTGGAGCGTAAGGGACCTGAAACCGAAGAATTACTGGCCCCGATCATTGAAGCGCTTGCCCGGTCTCTTGATGCGCTCGCTGATACCGGTGGCGAAATTGAGCGTGCCATGCAGGCCTTGCAGTTCGATCCGCAGGAGTTGAACGAGACGGAAGAGCGATTGTTTGCGTTGCGCGGCGCAGCGCGCAAGTACCAGGTGACCTGCGATGCGCTGCCCGAGAAGGCGGCGGTGCTTGCCGATCAGCTTGAGGCACTTGACGCAGGAGCAGGCCGGCTTGAGGCGTTAGAGAGCGAACTGGCGGCTGCGGAGGCCAGCTATTTCGCATGCGCCCGGCAGCTTTCCGAGGCTCGGCATCGCGCTGCGGGTCATCTTGGCGATGCAGTTCAGGCTGAATTGCCTGATCTGAAACTTGGCCAAGCGCGCTTCATGGTGGAGATTAGCGCAGACGATACGGCACACATGCCAGCTGGCTTTGATACGGTCGCCTTTCACGTCCAAACCAATCCTGGGACGCGACCCGGCCCCATGATGAAAGTGGCTTCGGGCGGAGAACTCTCCCGGTTTCTTCTCGCGCTCAAGGTTGTGCTTGCAGATAAGGGATCTGCGCCAACGCTTGTTTTCGATGAGATCGATACCGGGGCCGGTGGCGCAGTAGCAGAAGCAATCGGTATTCGTCTGGCGCGATTGGCGGAGAATGTGCAGGTTCTGTCGGTCACGCACGCGCCGCAGGTCGCGGCGCGCGCCAAGGGCCATCTGTCTATTTCCAAGGCGGTACGGGCACCCCACAGTACAAGGACCGACGTTGAACGCTTGGACGAGCAGGGGCGGCTAGAAGAAGTCGCGCGTATGCTTTCCGGTGCGCAGGTGACTGACGAAGCCCGTGCCGCCGCTGGCAGGCTCCTGCATGGTGAGCGCGCATGA
- a CDS encoding outer membrane protein assembly factor BamD — protein MWTNEMGVQMISWPGAQIVHLARALSVAFAACGLLAACASTEIGDATDFVDDTRPPGVMFNDALALMETRDYLTAASAFDELEEVHPYSEYAKRSLVLGAFSYFSAGRYPEAVNSGRRYTTLHPGGEDAAYAQFIVAQSYYNQIPDVTRDQEQTLRAINAFEDLMRLYPTSEYVEPAQAQIRFAYDQIAGSEMRVGRFYLDRRNYIGAINRFRVVVEEYQTTRHVEEALHRLVESYLTMGVIPEAQTAAAVLGHNFPDSEWYARSFALLQSGGLEPQQNAGSWITRAFEGFTGAVL, from the coding sequence ATGTGGACGAATGAAATGGGTGTGCAGATGATTTCCTGGCCGGGGGCGCAGATTGTACATCTGGCAAGAGCATTGAGTGTTGCTTTCGCCGCTTGCGGCTTGCTAGCGGCCTGCGCATCGACAGAAATCGGCGATGCGACTGATTTTGTTGACGACACCCGTCCGCCCGGCGTGATGTTCAATGATGCTCTCGCCTTGATGGAAACCCGCGACTATCTGACGGCGGCATCAGCTTTCGATGAGCTTGAAGAGGTTCACCCCTATTCGGAGTATGCAAAGCGCTCGCTTGTTCTAGGAGCGTTTTCCTACTTTTCCGCTGGACGGTACCCAGAAGCGGTCAATTCCGGTCGCCGGTACACGACCCTGCATCCCGGCGGCGAAGATGCGGCTTACGCTCAGTTCATCGTCGCGCAATCCTACTACAATCAGATTCCGGATGTTACCCGTGATCAGGAACAGACGTTGCGCGCAATCAATGCTTTTGAAGATCTGATGCGCCTTTACCCGACATCGGAATATGTTGAGCCAGCGCAGGCGCAGATAAGGTTTGCTTACGATCAAATTGCTGGGTCAGAAATGCGCGTTGGGCGCTTTTACCTTGATCGACGCAACTACATCGGTGCCATCAATCGGTTCAGGGTGGTCGTGGAGGAATACCAGACAACGCGGCACGTTGAAGAGGCCCTTCATCGCCTCGTTGAAAGCTACCTAACCATGGGTGTTATACCCGAAGCTCAAACGGCAGCGGCCGTCCTGGGTCATAACTTTCCCGACAGCGAGTGGTACGCGCGTTCCTTTGCCCTTCTACAGTCCGGCGGGCTTGAACCTCAGCAGAACGCCGGATCGTGGATCACGCGTGCGTTTGAAGGCTTTACTGGCGCGGTCCTGTGA
- the lpxC gene encoding UDP-3-O-acyl-N-acetylglucosamine deacetylase has product MASGTSAGIGTHQNTVADTVSLSGIGVHSAAPATVTIHPADENSGLIFLRTGLSGQGDYEIRACWSEVSATALCTVLGDPKGAFVSTVEHLLAALRALGVDNALIEVDGPEVPIMDGSSAAFVHAIDAVGLTPQNASRKMIRVLKPVRVEKGDAYGELRPYDGSRFEVSIDYEGSCIGQQCVAFDLTAEGFRSEIARARTFGFLKDVEQLWANKFALGSSLENAVVLTDDGVMNAEGLRWNDEFARHKVLDAVGDLALAGLSIEGCYRSHKGGHGLNFMMLKALFSDPSAFEIVDAQGLPATAGRTRDVGEVAVSLAAATHRPSTN; this is encoded by the coding sequence ATGGCAAGTGGTACTTCCGCGGGCATTGGCACCCACCAAAATACCGTAGCCGATACGGTTTCATTGTCGGGCATTGGTGTGCACAGCGCAGCACCTGCAACAGTGACGATCCATCCGGCTGATGAGAACAGCGGGCTCATTTTTCTTCGCACGGGTTTAAGCGGGCAGGGCGACTACGAAATCCGTGCTTGCTGGTCAGAGGTTTCTGCAACCGCGCTGTGCACGGTTCTTGGTGATCCAAAGGGGGCGTTTGTCTCAACGGTCGAGCACCTGCTGGCTGCACTGCGGGCGCTTGGTGTCGACAACGCGTTGATCGAAGTTGATGGCCCCGAAGTTCCCATCATGGATGGTTCCTCAGCGGCTTTTGTCCACGCGATTGATGCGGTCGGTCTTACCCCCCAGAATGCTTCCCGGAAGATGATACGCGTTCTCAAGCCGGTTCGGGTTGAGAAGGGCGATGCCTACGGAGAGCTGCGGCCCTACGACGGTTCACGGTTTGAGGTCTCAATTGATTATGAAGGGTCATGCATCGGCCAGCAGTGCGTCGCCTTCGATTTGACGGCAGAGGGTTTTCGCAGCGAGATCGCGCGGGCTCGTACCTTTGGGTTCCTTAAAGACGTTGAGCAGCTGTGGGCCAACAAGTTTGCGCTTGGATCGTCTTTGGAGAACGCAGTTGTTTTGACTGATGATGGTGTCATGAACGCAGAAGGGTTGCGTTGGAATGACGAGTTTGCACGGCACAAGGTGCTCGATGCGGTTGGTGATCTGGCGCTAGCCGGCCTGTCGATTGAAGGGTGCTACCGTTCCCACAAAGGTGGGCACGGTTTGAACTTCATGATGCTCAAAGCGCTTTTCAGTGATCCCTCAGCTTTTGAGATTGTTGATGCGCAGGGTCTACCCGCAACCGCTGGTCGCACGCGCGACGTCGGTGAGGTCGCTGTCTCCCTCGCTGCGGCGACCCACAGACCGTCTACCAACTAG
- the ftsZ gene encoding cell division protein FtsZ, whose amino-acid sequence MPIQLEAPDIHEMKPKIVVFGCGGAGGNAVNNMIESGLEGVDFIVANTDAQALTNSKASRIIQMGVAVTEGLGAGAQPEIGRAAAEEVLDEITDHLSGAHMAFITAGMGGGTGTGAAPVVARLAREMGILTVGVVTKPFHFEGRHRMRIADQGIDDLQKEVDTLISIPNQNLFRIANDKTTFADAFAMADQVLFSGVACITDLMVKDGLINLDFADVRSIMRGMGKAMMGTGEASGDKRALQAAEAAIANPLLDDVSMLGAKGLLISITGGNDLRLFEVDEAANRIREEVDEDALIITGATFDETLEGMIRVSVVATGVDMLEGVDAMPRSQTINTQPAVPMITRTQAQDEVAEPSHEEEAEVLEVEAISRAAEAAVAAAAAVEARSVSPVERIERIERELAVPTAHESEQDGVSIMPINPVPHMPSDIEAAPAPETAAPMRSEPPAPPAVARTSAARPVQVQPRMPRVEELPAIVQDEIRHKASSQEVGDGDKGALGLLKKLANVGLPKREDASAAPKPAPTPAAPARPAAVQRSADPAQSPGYDGLGRPNPAPRQPLEDEAMDIPAFLRRKSG is encoded by the coding sequence ATGCCTATTCAGTTGGAAGCTCCTGACATCCATGAAATGAAGCCGAAGATTGTGGTCTTTGGCTGCGGCGGTGCCGGCGGAAACGCGGTCAACAACATGATCGAGTCTGGCTTGGAGGGTGTCGACTTCATCGTCGCGAACACCGACGCGCAAGCGCTGACAAACTCAAAGGCCAGCCGCATCATTCAGATGGGTGTTGCCGTCACCGAGGGCTTAGGCGCCGGCGCGCAGCCGGAAATTGGCCGCGCAGCGGCTGAAGAAGTCCTCGATGAGATCACCGATCACCTGTCGGGCGCTCATATGGCTTTCATTACCGCTGGGATGGGTGGCGGTACCGGAACCGGAGCGGCTCCGGTTGTTGCTCGCTTGGCGCGAGAAATGGGTATTCTGACCGTTGGCGTGGTCACCAAACCGTTCCATTTTGAAGGTCGCCACCGCATGCGGATCGCCGATCAGGGCATCGATGATCTGCAAAAAGAGGTCGACACGCTCATCTCAATCCCGAACCAGAACCTGTTCCGGATTGCCAATGATAAAACGACGTTTGCCGACGCGTTCGCCATGGCCGACCAGGTGCTGTTTTCCGGGGTGGCGTGCATTACCGATCTGATGGTGAAGGATGGTCTGATCAATCTCGACTTTGCCGATGTTCGCTCAATCATGCGCGGCATGGGCAAGGCGATGATGGGAACGGGCGAAGCGTCCGGTGACAAGCGTGCGCTGCAGGCAGCTGAGGCGGCCATTGCCAATCCTCTGCTTGATGACGTTTCCATGCTTGGTGCCAAAGGTCTGCTGATCTCCATCACAGGCGGCAACGACTTGCGCCTGTTTGAGGTCGATGAGGCGGCCAACCGCATTCGTGAAGAAGTTGATGAAGATGCACTCATCATCACTGGGGCGACCTTCGACGAGACCCTCGAAGGCATGATCCGTGTATCGGTCGTGGCCACCGGAGTGGATATGCTTGAAGGCGTCGATGCGATGCCGCGTAGTCAGACAATCAACACACAACCCGCCGTGCCGATGATAACCCGTACGCAAGCACAGGACGAGGTAGCTGAGCCGTCGCACGAGGAGGAGGCGGAGGTCCTTGAGGTTGAGGCGATCAGCCGAGCTGCCGAGGCCGCCGTTGCCGCTGCTGCTGCCGTCGAGGCCCGCTCAGTATCGCCTGTTGAGCGGATTGAGCGCATTGAAAGAGAATTGGCTGTGCCGACTGCGCACGAAAGCGAGCAAGACGGTGTGTCTATCATGCCCATCAACCCAGTCCCTCACATGCCAAGCGATATTGAGGCGGCGCCTGCACCGGAGACTGCGGCTCCTATGCGGTCTGAGCCACCTGCACCTCCGGCTGTCGCGCGCACGAGTGCGGCGCGTCCCGTGCAGGTTCAGCCGCGCATGCCACGTGTCGAAGAACTCCCAGCGATTGTGCAGGACGAGATCCGGCACAAAGCATCCTCACAGGAAGTCGGTGATGGCGACAAAGGGGCACTTGGCTTGCTCAAGAAGCTGGCCAACGTGGGTTTGCCCAAGCGGGAGGACGCATCTGCGGCTCCCAAACCTGCGCCTACACCTGCAGCCCCAGCTCGCCCGGCGGCCGTGCAGCGTTCCGCTGATCCTGCTCAATCGCCGGGTTATGATGGTTTGGGTCGTCCGAATCCGGCTCCCCGTCAGCCGCTTGAAGATGAGGCTATGGACATCCCCGCATTCCTCCGACGCAAGAGCGGATGA